In Bacillus sp. Cs-700, one genomic interval encodes:
- a CDS encoding DUF423 domain-containing protein yields the protein MKLFLIIGAINAALAVGLGAFGAHGLEGRLSEKMLETFKTGVQYHMYHALGLVGVAIAADKLQSAGLMQWAGWLMFAGIVLFSGSLYVLSLSGIKILGAITPLGGVAFITAWILVVVAAFKA from the coding sequence ATGAAGCTATTTTTAATTATTGGTGCGATTAATGCGGCGCTTGCGGTAGGCCTTGGCGCATTTGGCGCACATGGATTAGAAGGACGACTATCAGAGAAAATGCTAGAAACGTTCAAAACAGGTGTTCAATATCACATGTACCATGCGCTTGGTTTAGTTGGAGTGGCCATTGCGGCGGATAAGCTCCAATCTGCAGGATTGATGCAATGGGCCGGTTGGCTGATGTTTGCTGGAATCGTGCTGTTTTCCGGAAGCTTGTATGTACTTAGCCTTAGCGGAATCAAAATTCTTGGCGCGATCACGCCGCTTGGTGGCGTCGCGTTTATTACAGCGTGGATTTTGGTTGTGGTTGCGGCATTTAAGGCTTAG
- a CDS encoding dicarboxylate/amino acid:cation symporter, whose product MKLTVKIIAGLVLGILVGVIFNLFAPDAFGPVDQYLFGPVGQIFLNLIKMLVVPIVFFSIVVGTAGISDPKKLGRMGGKTVAFFLVTTTIAISIAMALAYLIKPGVEGSFSGNSDFKAEEAPPVLDTIINIIPTNPIQAMVEGNMLQIIAFAIFVGFALAILGERTKALRDLFEQGNDVMMYLVKIIMETAPYGAFALIASAVGGQGKEALQSMGMYFLVVLGALLIHFLFTYGSAIYFLCKENPIKFYKAFAPAMAVAFSTSSSSGTLPVSMKTAQENLKVPKQISSFVQPLGATINMDGTAIMQGVATIFIAQITGVDLTFTQLIIVVVTATLASIGTAGVPGVGLIMLAMVLKQVGLPVEPIGLILAVDRLLDMTRTAVNITGDAACAMYIAKSEEKREGKKVETVL is encoded by the coding sequence ATGAAGCTAACAGTTAAAATTATTGCAGGTCTTGTTCTAGGTATTCTTGTTGGTGTGATCTTTAATTTATTTGCACCAGATGCCTTTGGACCTGTCGATCAATATTTATTTGGTCCTGTTGGGCAAATCTTTCTGAACTTAATTAAGATGCTCGTTGTACCAATCGTATTCTTCTCCATCGTAGTAGGAACAGCCGGAATAAGCGATCCGAAGAAGCTAGGACGAATGGGTGGAAAAACAGTTGCGTTTTTCCTTGTTACAACAACGATTGCCATCTCGATTGCGATGGCACTTGCTTACTTGATTAAACCAGGGGTTGAAGGATCCTTCTCAGGAAATTCAGACTTCAAAGCTGAAGAAGCACCTCCTGTGTTAGATACGATCATTAATATTATTCCAACCAATCCAATTCAAGCGATGGTTGAAGGAAACATGCTTCAAATTATCGCATTTGCTATTTTCGTAGGTTTTGCTCTTGCAATTCTTGGCGAACGCACTAAGGCACTCCGTGATTTGTTTGAACAAGGTAACGACGTTATGATGTATCTTGTTAAAATCATTATGGAAACAGCGCCATACGGTGCTTTTGCACTAATCGCTTCAGCCGTAGGTGGCCAGGGGAAAGAAGCGCTACAATCAATGGGAATGTATTTCCTTGTTGTATTAGGAGCGTTACTTATTCATTTTCTCTTCACATATGGTAGTGCGATCTACTTCTTATGTAAAGAAAATCCTATTAAATTCTATAAAGCTTTTGCGCCAGCGATGGCAGTTGCTTTTAGTACATCTTCTAGTAGTGGTACGCTTCCAGTTTCAATGAAAACTGCTCAGGAAAACCTGAAAGTACCAAAGCAAATTAGTAGTTTTGTCCAACCACTTGGAGCAACAATCAATATGGATGGAACGGCGATTATGCAAGGTGTGGCAACGATTTTTATTGCTCAAATTACCGGTGTTGATTTAACCTTTACACAGCTTATTATCGTTGTCGTAACGGCGACCCTAGCTAGTATCGGTACTGCAGGTGTACCAGGAGTAGGACTCATTATGCTCGCAATGGTTCTAAAGCAAGTAGGTTTACCTGTCGAACCGATTGGCTTAATCCTTGCCGTTGACCGTCTTCTTGATATGACGCGTACAGCTGTTAACATTACAGGTGACGCGGCTTGTGCGATGTATATCGCAAAATCAGAAGAAAAACGTGAAGGCAAAAAAGTTGAAACTGTTCTATAA
- a CDS encoding biotin/lipoate A/B protein ligase family protein, giving the protein MGNNDSILYQPKWRIIDQSTLGPSFDALQSFAMDDTLCSSAGSGESPPILRSWVHHNTIVLGIQDTRLPYFEEAVHYLKSQGYRVIVRNSGGLAVVLDAGVLNLSLVLAEKQQQIDIDTGYGAMVDFVQEMLAPYNVTIEDREIVGSYCPGRYDLSINGKKFAGISQRRLRGGVAVQVYLCVDGSGAERASVIQEFYKRGVNGEATKFTYPEIVPETMASLTELIGEELTVSDMMMKTLKTLKTYAGSMTTAHLSISELSLYDYNYQRVFTRNEKALG; this is encoded by the coding sequence ATGGGAAATAACGATTCAATTCTTTATCAGCCAAAATGGCGGATTATTGATCAATCAACCCTTGGGCCGTCGTTTGATGCCCTCCAATCGTTCGCAATGGATGATACGCTTTGCAGTTCTGCTGGAAGCGGCGAATCGCCACCAATTTTGCGCTCATGGGTTCATCACAATACGATTGTCCTTGGCATACAAGATACGCGCCTTCCTTATTTTGAAGAGGCCGTTCACTATTTAAAATCTCAAGGGTATCGAGTAATCGTAAGAAACTCCGGTGGTCTTGCCGTTGTCCTTGATGCAGGCGTCTTAAATCTCTCACTCGTTTTAGCTGAGAAGCAACAACAAATTGATATCGATACAGGGTACGGAGCAATGGTCGATTTTGTACAGGAAATGCTAGCACCGTATAATGTCACAATTGAAGACCGTGAAATTGTCGGTAGTTACTGTCCTGGTCGCTATGATTTAAGCATTAATGGAAAGAAATTCGCCGGCATTTCTCAGCGCCGACTTCGTGGAGGAGTTGCGGTACAAGTCTATTTATGCGTCGATGGAAGTGGAGCAGAGCGAGCCTCTGTGATTCAGGAGTTTTATAAACGAGGTGTGAACGGAGAAGCAACGAAATTCACTTATCCTGAAATTGTTCCAGAAACAATGGCTTCGTTAACTGAATTAATCGGAGAAGAATTAACCGTTTCAGATATGATGATGAAAACGCTGAAAACGCTAAAGACGTATGCCGGATCAATGACAACAGCACACCTTTCAATTTCTGAGCTTTCTCTTTATGATTACAATTACCAGCGCGTCTTCACGCGTAATGAAAAAGCCCTCGGTTAA
- a CDS encoding helix-turn-helix domain-containing protein: MEKRLYTLLQQAKNEDKEGLSAILNQFEKKIEAELRQTPPQNRDDLRQELVIKVMEAVEKYSVEDVPNFEQFIEAQKGKK; this comes from the coding sequence ATGGAAAAAAGACTATATACGCTTTTACAGCAGGCTAAGAATGAAGACAAAGAGGGACTGAGTGCGATCCTCAATCAATTTGAGAAAAAAATCGAAGCAGAGCTCAGACAAACTCCCCCTCAAAATAGGGATGATTTACGGCAGGAATTAGTGATAAAGGTTATGGAAGCTGTTGAAAAATACAGTGTGGAGGATGTGCCGAACTTTGAACAGTTTATTGAAGCTCAAAAAGGGAAGAAATAG
- a CDS encoding ABC transporter permease yields MTSFQLLRKRVRDDRRYKIRDLKAALDWTVWLYILIPALVIGVAYYRSWWLVAPDWLTVIPEQSAVFPLFLIATTWSLRMYTEEADQVYLMQNAVLSKGLKKWGMAHSLLKGMLVSSLGIGVALPLLMTGWGWSLERIAVTGLFLLLVSWNVKTSRYFIDLFVPSIWVKWIPVGFVNLLSIVILLVVSQVGWQYEWAVFAGSGSLLLLLFVQLWARVKIRGTFFHDAVIERGHKQSITKFLMGNVGVAPATLIVRKQPFLFRGSKRIRKTHFPQTRMIDLYTKWLLRSIGKIQYYLQVIGWGTAAILLLPLVVKVVVLLFALYALIGLSRADWHEFSEGSFAQLFQWDTSLRKQAGKQALMLVSMPSFLLLCLVTGFSFPGWVGLLLFPLGGWFVFKESVQMVHRSMQTGKWQDSKGV; encoded by the coding sequence ATGACATCCTTTCAACTGTTACGAAAGCGAGTAAGGGACGATCGTCGTTATAAAATTCGTGATCTAAAAGCTGCGCTTGATTGGACGGTTTGGCTCTATATTCTGATTCCGGCGCTCGTGATCGGTGTGGCTTATTATCGCTCCTGGTGGCTGGTGGCACCTGACTGGCTCACAGTCATTCCTGAGCAGTCTGCTGTCTTCCCACTGTTTTTAATCGCAACGACCTGGTCATTACGGATGTATACAGAAGAAGCGGATCAGGTGTATTTGATGCAAAACGCAGTCCTTAGTAAAGGACTGAAGAAGTGGGGAATGGCGCATTCGCTTTTGAAAGGAATGCTCGTTTCGTCTCTTGGAATTGGTGTTGCTCTGCCGCTACTTATGACAGGATGGGGCTGGAGTTTGGAGAGAATTGCAGTTACGGGGCTATTTCTGCTTTTAGTAAGTTGGAATGTGAAAACGAGTCGGTATTTTATTGATCTGTTCGTGCCTTCTATTTGGGTGAAATGGATCCCGGTTGGATTTGTGAACCTGCTTTCCATTGTAATCCTGCTTGTAGTGAGCCAGGTCGGTTGGCAGTACGAATGGGCGGTTTTTGCCGGGAGCGGGAGTTTGCTTCTTCTGTTGTTTGTTCAGCTATGGGCGCGTGTGAAGATAAGGGGAACCTTTTTTCACGATGCGGTCATCGAGCGGGGACATAAGCAGAGTATAACGAAATTTTTGATGGGAAACGTTGGGGTAGCCCCGGCTACTCTGATTGTTCGAAAACAGCCTTTTCTTTTTCGAGGATCCAAGCGAATACGTAAGACACATTTTCCACAGACAAGGATGATCGATCTTTATACGAAATGGTTGCTTCGCTCGATTGGAAAAATACAATATTACCTACAAGTGATCGGTTGGGGAACGGCAGCGATCCTTTTGTTGCCGCTAGTTGTGAAAGTGGTGGTGCTTTTGTTTGCACTCTATGCGTTGATCGGGCTATCGAGAGCTGACTGGCATGAGTTCTCGGAAGGTAGCTTTGCTCAGTTATTCCAGTGGGATACGTCACTACGTAAGCAAGCAGGGAAACAAGCGTTAATGCTTGTGTCGATGCCAAGTTTTCTCTTGCTCTGTTTGGTAACAGGTTTTTCATTCCCTGGATGGGTGGGGCTGTTACTCTTTCCGTTAGGCGGATGGTTTGTTTTTAAAGAAAGTGTGCAAATGGTGCACCGAAGTATGCAGACAGGTAAGTGGCAAGATTCGAAAGGTGTATGA
- a CDS encoding HD domain-containing protein, producing the protein MLERLNEEKVFKDPVHRYIHVRYRLIWDLIGTKEFQRLRRVRQLGTTYLTFHGAEHSRFSHSLGVYEIVRRINEIFSQYEGWDEKNRLLSMCAALLHDVGHGPFSHSFEKVFNLDHEDFTRMVILGDTEINKVLRRVSDDFPLQVADVIAKTHDNKLVVSLISSQIDADRMDYLLRDAYFTGVSYGQFDIERILRVMRPGDDQIVIKQSGMHAVEDYIMSRYQMYWQIYFHPVTRSAEVILSKILHRAKALFEQGYHFQHDPIHFYSLFKEDISLEDFLKLDDSVVMFYFQIWQEENDHILSDLCERFMNRRLFKYIEFNPMQQMNAWRELHDSFHEAGIDPDYYLVVDSSSDLPYDFYRPGEEEERLPIHLIKPGGDLRELSRESDVVEAISGKKRTDHKLYFPADFILEGNTDATRRIKSLLQID; encoded by the coding sequence ATGCTCGAACGATTAAACGAAGAAAAAGTATTTAAAGACCCTGTCCATCGCTACATCCATGTTCGATACCGTTTAATCTGGGACTTGATAGGCACAAAAGAATTCCAGCGTTTGCGGAGAGTTCGCCAGCTCGGAACAACGTATCTTACTTTTCACGGAGCAGAACATAGTCGCTTCAGTCACTCACTCGGTGTTTATGAGATTGTGAGGCGAATTAACGAGATTTTCTCTCAGTATGAGGGATGGGATGAAAAGAATAGGCTGTTAAGCATGTGCGCAGCGCTATTGCATGACGTAGGGCACGGGCCGTTTTCACACTCCTTTGAAAAAGTATTTAACCTTGATCATGAAGATTTCACGCGGATGGTCATTCTAGGTGACACTGAGATTAACAAGGTACTTCGAAGGGTGAGCGATGATTTCCCACTTCAAGTAGCGGATGTAATTGCCAAAACGCATGATAATAAACTTGTGGTTAGCTTAATTTCAAGCCAAATCGATGCAGATCGGATGGACTATCTTCTTCGCGATGCTTATTTTACAGGGGTTAGCTATGGTCAATTTGATATTGAGCGTATTCTACGCGTGATGCGCCCGGGTGACGATCAAATCGTCATAAAGCAAAGTGGTATGCACGCTGTAGAAGACTATATTATGAGTCGCTATCAAATGTACTGGCAAATTTATTTTCATCCTGTGACGCGAAGTGCAGAGGTGATTTTAAGTAAAATTCTTCACCGCGCAAAGGCGTTATTTGAGCAGGGCTATCACTTTCAACATGATCCGATTCACTTCTATTCTCTTTTTAAAGAAGATATTAGTCTTGAAGATTTTTTGAAGTTGGATGATTCTGTTGTGATGTTTTATTTCCAGATCTGGCAGGAGGAGAATGACCATATCCTGAGCGATCTATGCGAACGATTTATGAATCGCAGGCTATTTAAATACATCGAATTTAACCCGATGCAACAGATGAATGCGTGGCGAGAGTTACATGATTCCTTTCACGAAGCTGGGATTGACCCAGATTATTATTTAGTGGTTGATTCATCTTCCGATTTGCCGTATGATTTCTATCGGCCCGGTGAAGAAGAAGAACGGTTACCGATACATCTAATAAAACCTGGTGGAGATTTACGTGAGCTTTCGCGTGAATCTGATGTGGTGGAAGCCATTTCAGGTAAAAAAAGAACCGATCATAAACTGTATTTCCCTGCAGACTTTATTCTTGAAGGAAATACTGATGCTACTCGTCGTATTAAGTCATTGCTTCAAATCGATTAG
- the gerQ gene encoding spore coat protein GerQ, with protein MNNQYWKTPQSQNMGGYGQMPQQPQGGGQMAQYPSGFPGQGQQVQGASMGVGFPAQLAVEQSYIENILRLNLGKIATVYMTFENSEKWNSKVFKGVIEAAGRDHIILSDPQTGKRYILLMVYLDYITFDEELEYNYPLQQTTQYTPR; from the coding sequence ATGAATAATCAATACTGGAAAACCCCACAGTCACAAAACATGGGCGGCTATGGGCAAATGCCGCAGCAACCGCAAGGCGGCGGGCAAATGGCACAGTATCCTTCAGGCTTCCCTGGTCAAGGACAGCAAGTTCAAGGAGCATCCATGGGGGTAGGCTTTCCTGCACAACTTGCCGTAGAGCAGTCCTACATTGAAAACATCCTGCGCTTGAATTTAGGGAAAATCGCCACCGTTTACATGACGTTCGAAAACAGTGAGAAATGGAACTCGAAAGTGTTCAAAGGGGTGATCGAAGCAGCGGGAAGAGATCATATCATTCTTTCTGATCCCCAAACAGGCAAACGTTATATCTTACTCATGGTTTATTTAGACTATATTACATTTGATGAAGAGCTCGAGTACAACTACCCTCTTCAACAAACAACGCAATATACTCCGCGTTAA
- the hemQ gene encoding hydrogen peroxide-dependent heme synthase, translating into MNQAAVTLDGWYCLHDFRTMNWTAWKQLSSEERDLAMNEFLTFLEKWEVTAGHKQGSHTLYSIIGQKADFMLMLLRPTMEELNEIENAFNKTTLAEYTVKEYSYVSVVELSNYMAGKDSDPDNDPRIQARLKPELAEAPYVCFYPMNKKREGNDNWYMLSMDERREMMRSHGLIGRSYAGKVKQIITGSVGFDDWEWGVTLFADDVLQFKKLVYEMRFDEVSARYGEFGSFYVGTHLPKERLPQFLYV; encoded by the coding sequence ATGAATCAAGCAGCAGTTACTCTCGATGGCTGGTATTGCCTTCATGACTTCCGTACTATGAACTGGACAGCATGGAAACAGCTTTCAAGTGAAGAACGTGATCTTGCGATGAATGAATTTCTAACGTTCCTTGAAAAATGGGAAGTCACAGCAGGCCATAAACAAGGAAGTCATACGCTTTATTCCATCATTGGTCAAAAAGCGGACTTTATGTTGATGCTCCTCCGCCCAACTATGGAAGAGTTAAATGAAATTGAAAATGCTTTTAACAAAACGACATTAGCTGAATATACGGTGAAAGAATACTCATACGTATCTGTCGTTGAGCTTAGTAACTATATGGCTGGAAAAGATAGCGACCCTGATAATGATCCGCGCATTCAGGCCCGTTTGAAGCCAGAATTAGCAGAAGCTCCTTACGTTTGCTTCTATCCAATGAACAAAAAGCGCGAAGGAAACGACAACTGGTACATGCTTTCAATGGACGAGCGTCGTGAAATGATGCGTAGTCACGGACTTATTGGACGTAGCTATGCTGGCAAAGTGAAGCAGATCATCACGGGCTCTGTTGGCTTTGACGACTGGGAATGGGGCGTTACCCTCTTCGCAGACGACGTGCTTCAGTTTAAAAAGCTTGTCTATGAAATGCGCTTCGATGAAGTTAGTGCCCGTTATGGAGAATTTGGTAGCTTCTACGTTGGAACTCACCTTCCAAAAGAACGCCTTCCACAATTCTTATACGTATAA
- the pta gene encoding phosphate acetyltransferase, translating into MSDLFTSMKDQVKAGNPTIVFPEGTDERVLVAANRLAEDGILKPIVIGGENAIQDKATSLNLTLHSDLTVMDPATYSEMDALVESFVERRKGKATAEQAQEILLNVNYFGTMLVHTGKADGLVSGAAHSTGDTVRPALQIIKTKEGVKKTSGAFVMVKGDEKYVFADCAINISPDSNDLAEIGVSSAETAKMFGIEPKVAMLSFSTKGSAKSPETEKVEEATRLAKEMAPELIIDGEFQFDAAFVPEVAQKKAPESPLKGKANVFVFPSLEAGNIGYKMVQRLGGYEAVGPVLQGLNKPVNDLSRGCSEEDVYKLALITAMQSL; encoded by the coding sequence ATGAGTGATCTTTTTACAAGCATGAAAGACCAGGTAAAAGCAGGCAATCCGACAATCGTTTTTCCAGAAGGAACAGATGAGCGCGTATTAGTAGCAGCTAACCGTCTTGCAGAGGATGGCATCCTAAAGCCAATCGTTATTGGTGGAGAAAATGCTATTCAAGACAAAGCAACAAGCCTAAATCTTACATTACACAGTGATCTAACTGTGATGGATCCAGCAACTTATTCTGAAATGGATGCTCTTGTTGAATCATTTGTTGAGCGTCGTAAAGGCAAAGCAACTGCGGAACAGGCGCAGGAAATTCTTCTTAATGTGAACTACTTTGGGACAATGCTCGTTCACACAGGTAAAGCAGACGGCCTTGTCAGTGGTGCTGCTCACTCGACTGGTGATACGGTTCGTCCGGCACTTCAAATTATCAAAACGAAAGAAGGCGTGAAGAAAACATCTGGCGCATTCGTTATGGTAAAAGGTGATGAGAAGTACGTTTTTGCTGACTGTGCGATTAACATCTCTCCAGATAGCAATGATTTGGCTGAAATCGGTGTAAGCAGTGCGGAAACAGCGAAGATGTTTGGCATTGAGCCAAAAGTAGCGATGTTAAGTTTCTCGACAAAAGGATCTGCAAAATCTCCTGAAACAGAGAAGGTCGAAGAAGCAACGCGTCTTGCGAAAGAAATGGCACCTGAACTTATCATTGATGGTGAATTCCAATTTGATGCTGCCTTCGTTCCAGAGGTTGCTCAAAAGAAAGCACCTGAATCGCCACTTAAAGGGAAAGCGAATGTATTTGTATTCCCTAGTCTTGAAGCAGGAAACATTGGCTACAAAATGGTTCAGCGCCTTGGTGGCTATGAAGCCGTTGGTCCAGTCCTTCAAGGATTAAACAAACCAGTTAACGATCTTTCCCGCGGATGTAGTGAGGAAGACGTGTACAAGCTGGCATTGATTACTGCAATGCAAAGCCTATAA
- a CDS encoding ABC transporter ATP-binding protein — MLKVAIEEAGYEKRESKIREIAFEVKSGELLGLLGSNGAGKSTTIKTILGLLKEWKGTVTFENGTRYAYVPEQPVFYDSLTLWEHLELAAAATSLADEDWQERAQNLIRYFQLQHVIHHLPSSFSKGMRQKVMLITAFMLQPDVYIIDEPFLGLDPRATKDFLKMIEKERARGAAILMCTHVLDTAERVCNRFVLLSNGTLLAKGSLQEMREQSGLEIDSSLLDCVDMLMEQRI; from the coding sequence ATGTTGAAAGTTGCGATTGAGGAAGCAGGTTACGAAAAAAGAGAGAGTAAAATACGAGAGATTGCATTCGAAGTAAAGAGCGGTGAGCTTCTTGGGTTACTAGGGTCAAACGGAGCGGGGAAAAGTACAACGATTAAAACGATTCTAGGATTATTGAAAGAATGGAAAGGAACCGTCACGTTTGAGAATGGGACGCGCTATGCTTACGTGCCAGAGCAGCCTGTTTTCTATGATAGCTTAACGCTTTGGGAGCATTTAGAGCTTGCGGCAGCGGCTACATCACTAGCTGATGAGGATTGGCAGGAGCGTGCACAGAACTTGATCCGTTACTTTCAACTTCAGCATGTGATTCATCATCTTCCATCAAGCTTTTCAAAAGGAATGAGACAAAAGGTGATGCTGATTACCGCTTTTATGCTGCAACCTGACGTCTATATTATTGATGAACCGTTTCTAGGACTGGATCCGCGCGCGACTAAGGATTTTTTAAAGATGATTGAAAAAGAACGAGCGCGAGGTGCGGCAATCTTAATGTGTACGCACGTGTTAGATACGGCGGAGCGGGTATGTAATCGCTTTGTTTTATTGTCGAACGGAACGCTTCTTGCAAAAGGGTCGCTTCAGGAAATGCGTGAGCAGTCTGGTTTAGAGATCGACAGTTCGCTTCTTGATTGTGTTGATATGTTAATGGAGCAACGAATATGA